A genomic stretch from Oreochromis aureus strain Israel breed Guangdong linkage group 17, ZZ_aureus, whole genome shotgun sequence includes:
- the si:ch211-198n5.11 gene encoding methylcrotonoyl-coenzyme A carboxylase 2, with product MRHSTVYREEEDEEEEEASGGGIDFLFGSDWQCTYEQLNNLEFICMTDMHRYTARFVERHWQRSVCRMSSVAGKRRALPSAFPVLDLPLLPIHKHIYEANLRNSNAWCKKYTEFSEKVMEGGGERAIARHTQRNRKLLVRDRLRLLLDDEDFLELSPFAGLGLPYGDIPSAGTMTGIGRINGLWCVFVASDATVKGGTSYPITVKKNLRAQEIAIKNRLPCVYLVDSGGAFLPLQSEIFPDKNHGGRTFYNEAIMSAMKIPQVAVVCGSCTAGGAYIPTMAEEAVMVHRIGTIFLGGPPLVKAATGEEVTPEDLGGARLHAEVSGCVDHFAWEEKEAFDYTRNIISTLNFLLPEEEEETKKRNAEEPLHSLEELLGLAPKSYNYSLDVKMVVSRLVDGSRFLEFKARYGTSLVTGFAKIHGHLVGILANDGQLSYEAALKGSHFVQLCNQRGVPLLFLQNTAPTAALTLSTKQAEMNSNHLKAQGSMMSAVASASVPKITVVIGGCHGADSYAMCGRAFDPNFLFLWPNAKVSIAPPGHIGSLLPLNGEQEEEQKKQEEELNRRLVEESSAFFSSSRMWDDGVILPQNTRKVLRDVLDIIKQQRYQLSTETLQSIPLRM from the exons ATGCGTCACTCTACAGTATACCGCGaggaagaagacgaagaagaagaagaagcatctGGAGGGGGGATTGACTTTCTGTTTGGTTCTGATTGGCAATGCACTTACGAACAGTTAAATAATCTGGAATTTATTTGTATGACAGATATGCACCGCTACACTGCAAG GTTTGTTGAGCGGCACTGGCAGCGTTCAGTCTGCCGTATGAGCTCTGTTGCAGGGAAGAGGAGAGCCCTGCCGAGTGCCTTCCCTGTGCTGGACCTGCCCCTTCTGCCCATCCACAAACACATTTATGAAGCAAACCTCAGAAATAGCAACGCCTGGTGTAAGAA gtacacagaGTTTAGTGAGAAGGTGATGGAAGGGGGAGGGGAAAGGGCCATAGCCAGACACACTCAGAGAAACAGGAAGTTGCTGGTCAGAGACAGGCTTCGCCTCCTATTGGATGACGAGGACTTTCTGGAGCTGTCACCATTTGCTGGCTTGGGTCTTCCGTACGGGGACATACCTTCAGCCGGCACTATGACTG GCATCGGCAGGATCAATGGCCtgtggtgtgtgtttgttgccAGTGACGCTACGGTGAAAGGAGGCACATCGTATCCTATCACGGTAAAGAAGAATCTCCGAGCGCAGGAAATAGCAATCAAAAATCGCCTGCCTTGCGTCTACCTGGTCGACTCCGGAGGAGCGTTCCTGCCACTGCAG TCAGAGATCTTTCCTGATAAGAATCACGGAGGAAGAACGTTTTACAATGAAGCCATCATGTCTGCCATGAAGATCCCCCAG GTGGCTGTTGTGTGCGGGTCATGCACGGCGGGTGGAGCTTACATCCCCACTATGGCGGAGGAAGCTGTAATGGTGCACAGAATAGGAACCATATTCCTGGGCGGACCGCCGCTAGTGAAAGCTGCTACTGGAGAGGAAGTGACGCCAGAGGACCTGGGAGGGGCCAGGCTCCATGCTGA AGTGAGTGGCTGCGTGGATCACTTTGCCTGGGAGGAGAAGGAGGCTTTTGATTACACTAGAAACATTATATCAACCCTCAACTTCCTGCTgcctgaggaagaggaggagacaaAGAAGAGGAATGCAGAGGAGCCACTGCACAGTCTGGAAGAGCTTTTAGGGCTCGCCCCTAAGAGTTACAACTACAGCCTGGATGTTAAGATG GTAGTCAGTCGACTGGTAGATGGGAGCCGCTTTCTGGAATTTAAAGCTCGCTATGGAACCTCACTCGTCACTGGCTTTGCAAAGATACATGG TCACCTAGTTGGAATTTTAGCAAATGATGGACAGCTGTCATATGAGGCCGCACTGAAAGGAAGCCATTTTGTCCAGTTGTGCAACCAGAGAGGCGTCccactcctcttcctccagaACACGGCACCCACTGCAGCACTGACACTGTCCACAAAACAG GCAGAGATGAACAGTAACCATCTAAAAGCTCAGGGTTCAATGATGTCAGCAGTAGCATCCGCCTCCGTCCCAAAGATCACTGTGGTGATTGGTGGTTGCCATGGTGCAGACAGCTACGCTATG TGTGGCCGAGCGTTTGATCCTAATTTCTTGTTTCTGTGGCCCAACGCCAAAGTTTCTATTGCCCCTCCGGGTCACATTGGCTCTCTGCTTCCCCTTAATGGTGAGCAAGAAGAAGAGCAGAAGAAGCAGGAAGAGGAACTAAACAGGAGGTTGGTGGAGGAGAGTTCAGCTTTCTTCTCCTCCAGCAGGATGTGGGATGATGGAGTCATTCTGCCTCAGAACACCCGGAAG GTTCTTAGAGACGTCTTGGACATCATCAAACAGCAGCGGTATCAGCTGTCTACAGAGACTCTGCAATCGATACCTCTGCGTATGTAG